One stretch of Sporomusa termitida DNA includes these proteins:
- a CDS encoding ABC transporter substrate-binding protein produces the protein MKKVLTTMSALALIAVFTLLLVGWGGASVSAAPAPLTRIVVADTPSTHHLNLYVAKEKGLFDKYGLDVVIREVQDASAARDAVISRAADIYWACPTAVMTAVARGAPIEFIAQVKKPCTSVLAVSPNSGIRTVADLNGKTIGGLSPSCCAVIFIQKLAKDAGVSFKLVNLAGGAAIAALKANQVDGIIVEEPHASIAELAGYTTLFRDKLQDSTCRTINANKYFIDQNTDAAKKFIKAIDEANALIRQNPVAEDIVQIAVKYTRAPAEAIRRGNHRLGFTTQLTTDLHKALGDFLVEQKIINKNPIPGAFAEEFKGITW, from the coding sequence TTGAAAAAGGTACTTACCACCATGTCGGCGCTGGCTTTGATAGCAGTCTTTACACTGTTATTGGTAGGTTGGGGAGGCGCCAGCGTGTCCGCCGCACCCGCTCCGCTCACCCGGATTGTGGTGGCGGATACGCCCTCAACGCATCATCTGAACCTGTATGTCGCCAAAGAGAAAGGACTGTTTGACAAATACGGCCTGGATGTCGTTATCCGTGAAGTGCAGGATGCGTCGGCGGCGCGTGATGCCGTTATCAGCAGAGCGGCTGATATCTACTGGGCATGCCCCACAGCCGTAATGACTGCAGTGGCAAGGGGGGCGCCGATCGAATTTATTGCGCAGGTCAAAAAGCCCTGCACCTCGGTTTTGGCGGTGTCCCCAAATTCCGGCATAAGGACAGTGGCGGATCTTAACGGCAAAACCATCGGCGGACTTTCACCCTCTTGTTGCGCAGTGATTTTCATCCAGAAGCTGGCCAAGGACGCCGGCGTTTCCTTTAAGCTGGTCAACCTTGCGGGCGGCGCGGCAATCGCTGCTTTGAAAGCCAATCAGGTGGACGGCATCATTGTGGAAGAGCCGCATGCCAGCATCGCAGAGCTTGCGGGCTACACCACTCTCTTCCGAGATAAACTGCAGGACAGCACCTGCCGCACGATTAACGCGAACAAGTATTTCATCGACCAAAATACCGATGCTGCCAAAAAATTCATCAAGGCGATCGACGAGGCCAATGCATTGATCCGCCAAAATCCTGTAGCGGAGGACATCGTGCAGATCGCTGTCAAGTATACCCGCGCTCCGGCGGAAGCGATCAGAAGAGGCAACCACCGTCTTGGCTTCACAACTCAACTGACGACCGACCTCCACAAGGCGCTGGGAGATTTCCTGGTAGAGCAGAAAATCATTAACAAAAATCCAATTCCGGGAGCATTTGCTGAGGAATTCAAAGGCATTACCTGGTAA
- a CDS encoding ABC transporter permease — MRKPTLIEIKNDLLLFLKNSFGSFVTPAFATVFIPILLAWELLPLFEVIPDGLLPRLSTVAVSFYDALVDADMHGNRLLDHLAISVLRFFIGFFIALLLAVPLGMLMGWSVFIRKHLLPLFQLFAPIPPPAWVPITIIFLGVDLRMQSFLVFLGVFYPVLFNSYTGTKDTNSRLINTARLFGASEFTILCQVVFPSALSSILMGMKIGTAMGIVCLVLAEMFGASSGLGWMLMESKHYFQIDRMMVTMVMLGGFGWFMIEILKFIELKLSLWKIGEVTG, encoded by the coding sequence ATGAGAAAACCGACATTAATCGAAATTAAAAATGATCTGTTGCTATTTTTGAAAAATTCTTTTGGCAGCTTTGTTACGCCAGCCTTTGCAACGGTATTTATTCCGATTCTTTTGGCCTGGGAGCTGCTGCCGCTTTTCGAGGTGATTCCGGACGGCCTGTTGCCACGCCTGTCAACGGTTGCCGTTTCCTTCTATGATGCGTTGGTCGATGCCGATATGCATGGCAACCGTTTGCTTGATCATCTGGCCATCAGCGTACTGCGGTTTTTCATCGGCTTTTTTATTGCGCTGCTTTTGGCGGTGCCTCTGGGAATGCTTATGGGCTGGAGTGTATTCATCAGGAAGCATCTGCTGCCGCTTTTCCAGTTGTTTGCGCCGATACCGCCGCCTGCCTGGGTGCCGATAACCATCATCTTTTTGGGTGTGGACTTGAGAATGCAAAGCTTTTTGGTGTTTTTGGGCGTGTTTTATCCGGTGCTGTTCAACTCCTACACCGGCACGAAAGACACTAACAGTAGGCTGATCAACACCGCGCGCCTGTTCGGGGCAAGTGAATTTACGATTTTATGTCAGGTTGTTTTTCCGTCGGCGCTCTCCTCCATTTTAATGGGAATGAAGATCGGGACGGCGATGGGGATCGTCTGCCTGGTTTTGGCAGAGATGTTTGGCGCCAGCAGCGGCCTGGGCTGGATGCTTATGGAATCCAAGCATTATTTTCAGATCGACCGGATGATGGTGACAATGGTAATGCTGGGCGGCTTTGGCTGGTTTATGATTGAGATACTGAAATTTATCGAGCTCAAGCTGTCGCTTTGGAAGATCGGAGAGGTTACGGGATAG
- a CDS encoding ABC transporter ATP-binding protein — MAFVKLNSVTKFFSVSTNNGEAEGMTAILDISLSIRRGEFISIVGPSGCGKSTILNMIAGLQLPTEGTVTIDGKVVLEPPPVNKDELRDYEKKYRFLSPVYNSLFKNKHRFDISMVFQDHSIYPWKTALNNITFALRLRGIAKEECIVTAKNALAAVGLAGFENNYPYQLSGGMRQRVALARALAVKSKILLMDEPFGLLDGFNRERLQEDLSAVWSKTSLTVVYITHDIEEAVYLSDRVVLMAPSPGVIRNIIPVELPRPRRRTNPEFKEICTNIQKIFHSELTGEYEYGVI; from the coding sequence ATGGCTTTTGTGAAACTGAACAGTGTGACCAAATTTTTCTCTGTTAGCACTAATAACGGAGAAGCGGAGGGCATGACGGCGATCCTGGATATCTCCCTTAGCATCCGCCGGGGGGAGTTTATCAGCATTGTCGGGCCGAGCGGCTGCGGCAAAAGCACCATACTCAATATGATTGCGGGCTTGCAGTTGCCCACGGAGGGGACAGTGACCATTGATGGCAAGGTGGTGCTGGAGCCGCCCCCTGTTAATAAGGATGAACTGCGCGACTACGAGAAAAAATATCGCTTCCTCTCCCCCGTGTACAACAGCCTGTTTAAAAACAAGCACCGTTTTGATATCAGCATGGTTTTTCAGGATCACTCCATTTATCCGTGGAAGACAGCGCTGAATAACATCACCTTCGCTTTGCGGCTGCGCGGTATTGCGAAGGAAGAATGCATAGTGACCGCCAAAAATGCGCTGGCGGCAGTGGGGCTTGCGGGTTTTGAAAACAATTATCCTTACCAGTTGTCCGGCGGCATGAGGCAGCGGGTGGCGCTGGCCAGAGCGTTGGCGGTGAAATCAAAAATATTGCTGATGGATGAGCCCTTCGGTTTGCTGGACGGCTTCAATCGTGAGCGTCTGCAGGAGGATCTGTCGGCGGTCTGGTCCAAAACATCGCTGACGGTGGTATACATCACGCATGATATTGAGGAGGCCGTGTACTTATCGGACCGCGTTGTACTGATGGCTCCCTCGCCCGGCGTCATACGCAATATCATTCCCGTAGAGCTGCCGCGGCCAAGAAGACGTACCAATCCGGAATTTAAAGAAATTTGTACAAATATCCAAAAAATTTTTCACAGTGAGCTGACGGGAGAATATGAATATGGCGTTATTTGA
- the cysK gene encoding cysteine synthase A, whose translation MKIYEDITKTVGGTPLIRLRRIAKDIPATVLVKLESFNPLSSVKDRIGVAMLEEAERAGKIKAGTVIIEPTSGNTGIGLAFVCAAKGYPLILTMPETMSLERRKLIKAFGAKIVLTLGSRGMDGAIEKAVELSGKIPNSFIPQQFNNPANPDIHTRTTAEEIWEDTEGQVDIFVAGVGTGGTITGVAKVLKERKAGVRIIAVEPADSPVLSAGRTGPHRIQGIGAGFVPKILRRDLLDEIVTVHDRDAGIMARRLACEEGILVGISSGAAAHAAIQVAARPENNGKVVIVILPDTGERYLSTWLFNDQFTQDELTAGNEFDLNDL comes from the coding sequence TTGAAGATATATGAGGACATTACAAAAACGGTGGGCGGCACGCCTTTAATCAGGCTGCGGCGCATTGCCAAGGACATCCCGGCTACTGTGCTGGTCAAGCTGGAGTCGTTTAATCCGCTGTCCAGTGTCAAGGACCGCATAGGAGTTGCTATGCTGGAGGAGGCCGAGAGAGCCGGTAAAATCAAAGCTGGCACTGTAATCATTGAACCGACCTCCGGCAATACTGGTATAGGTCTTGCCTTTGTATGCGCCGCCAAGGGATATCCGCTAATTTTGACTATGCCGGAAACCATGAGTCTGGAACGGCGCAAGCTGATTAAGGCCTTCGGTGCGAAAATCGTACTGACTCTGGGGAGCAGAGGAATGGACGGCGCCATCGAAAAAGCGGTGGAATTGTCCGGAAAAATCCCCAATTCCTTTATTCCTCAGCAATTCAACAACCCGGCAAATCCCGACATTCATACCCGTACGACCGCGGAGGAAATATGGGAGGACACAGAGGGGCAGGTGGATATATTTGTAGCAGGTGTGGGTACGGGCGGTACGATCACCGGCGTGGCAAAAGTGCTGAAGGAGCGAAAAGCCGGTGTCAGGATTATCGCGGTGGAACCGGCGGATTCGCCTGTTCTGTCCGCGGGCAGGACGGGCCCGCACCGGATTCAGGGCATCGGCGCGGGCTTTGTTCCCAAAATTCTGCGTCGGGATCTGCTGGACGAGATCGTAACCGTTCATGACCGGGATGCCGGCATTATGGCGCGCCGTTTGGCCTGCGAGGAAGGCATTTTAGTCGGTATCTCCTCCGGGGCGGCGGCCCATGCGGCGATCCAGGTGGCAGCCCGTCCTGAAAACAACGGCAAGGTCGTGATTGTTATCTTGCCGGACACGGGAGAACGCTATTTATCCACATGGTTATTTAATGACCAGTTTACACAAGATGAATTGACAGCCGGAAACGAGTTCGACTTAAATGATCTGTAG
- a CDS encoding LysE family translocator yields the protein MPFSPREIYSFIGVVALLVCLPGPNTILVMQSAGVNGRRAGIYIVCGIATAVYCNALLSGLGLSLIIMQSVELYTLLKLCGAAYIAGMGIMSLADAYRLHRQPLANVRSADCQSVVNSGKSRLACYSQGLLTGILNPKAVLFFIMFFPQFIHPENNVALQYLILAVLYSLVAVAWYGLLVLGMEKLRPLIAASAVQKWLKTLTGALLLGMGLKIAQQK from the coding sequence GTGCCTTTTTCCCCGAGAGAAATTTATTCATTTATCGGGGTTGTCGCCCTGCTGGTGTGTTTACCGGGTCCCAATACAATTCTGGTCATGCAGTCGGCCGGCGTCAATGGCCGCCGCGCCGGTATATACATTGTATGCGGCATTGCCACGGCCGTTTACTGCAACGCCCTGTTGTCAGGCCTGGGCTTATCGCTAATCATCATGCAGTCCGTAGAACTCTATACTTTATTAAAATTATGCGGCGCCGCCTATATTGCCGGTATGGGAATCATGAGTTTGGCCGATGCTTACCGGCTGCACCGGCAGCCACTGGCCAATGTCCGGTCTGCCGACTGTCAGTCTGTTGTAAATTCCGGTAAAAGCAGATTGGCCTGCTATTCCCAAGGCCTCCTGACCGGTATTTTGAACCCTAAAGCAGTGCTGTTCTTTATTATGTTTTTTCCACAGTTTATTCATCCGGAGAACAATGTCGCCCTCCAGTACCTAATTCTGGCCGTCCTTTATTCGCTGGTTGCCGTTGCCTGGTACGGCCTGTTGGTATTAGGCATGGAAAAACTCCGTCCCCTTATTGCCGCATCAGCAGTTCAAAAATGGTTAAAGACACTTACCGGAGCATTGCTCCTCGGTATGGGTTTGAAAATTGCCCAGCAAAAATAA